From the genome of Gemmatimonas phototrophica, one region includes:
- a CDS encoding COX15/CtaA family protein, translating into MTDLGLPDALPTRDRIALRRWMLASIVAVFVAVAVGGITRLTESGLSITEWKPVSGALPPSGDAAWALELEKFRQIPQASATHAGITMAQFKWIYWWEWFHRNVARTVGLVFAIPWLMFMVQRRIPRSLQLRLTALPLLTLGQGALGWYMVKSGLVERISVSAYRLTAHLGLALGILAVAVWTYSELRERSAEERSEPVRTSRQWRLALVSTATLLGVTVLSGGFVAGLRGGKIFNEFPLMGGQVVPPGYATLTPWWSNAFENPAAAQFHHRLLALTVTAFVLTLAWRARQAALPQAVRRAVMAFGAVITVQLVVGITTLLLAVPVPLGVLHQFTGVLALTAALIATQRAQV; encoded by the coding sequence ATGACCGACCTCGGACTCCCCGACGCGCTCCCGACGCGTGACCGCATCGCACTCCGCCGCTGGATGTTGGCCTCGATTGTTGCCGTGTTCGTTGCGGTCGCCGTCGGTGGCATTACCCGCCTTACCGAGAGCGGGCTCTCCATTACCGAGTGGAAACCGGTGTCCGGCGCGCTGCCGCCGTCAGGTGACGCCGCATGGGCTCTTGAACTTGAGAAGTTCCGCCAGATTCCGCAGGCCAGTGCCACACACGCCGGCATTACCATGGCGCAGTTCAAGTGGATCTACTGGTGGGAGTGGTTTCATCGCAACGTCGCCCGCACGGTAGGATTGGTCTTCGCCATCCCGTGGCTGATGTTCATGGTACAACGGCGCATTCCGCGCTCCTTGCAGCTGCGCCTCACCGCGCTCCCACTGCTCACACTCGGCCAGGGCGCCCTTGGCTGGTACATGGTGAAGAGCGGGCTGGTAGAGCGCATCAGCGTGAGCGCATACCGGCTCACGGCACACCTTGGGCTCGCGCTTGGCATTCTCGCCGTGGCGGTGTGGACCTACAGCGAGCTGCGCGAGCGATCAGCCGAGGAGCGCAGCGAACCGGTGCGCACATCCCGGCAGTGGCGCCTGGCGCTGGTGAGTACCGCGACGCTGCTGGGCGTCACCGTGTTGTCCGGCGGCTTTGTCGCCGGCCTGCGCGGTGGGAAGATCTTCAACGAGTTCCCGCTCATGGGCGGCCAGGTGGTGCCACCGGGGTACGCCACGCTCACCCCGTGGTGGAGCAATGCCTTTGAAAATCCGGCGGCGGCACAGTTTCATCACCGTCTGCTCGCGCTGACGGTAACAGCGTTTGTCCTCACCCTCGCGTGGCGTGCGCGACAGGCGGCGTTGCCTCAAGCCGTGCGGCGCGCGGTGATGGCCTTTGGTGCCGTCATCACAGTGCAGCTGGTTGTGGGCATTACCACGCTGCTGCTGGCCGTACCGGTTCCGCTTGGCGTGTTGCATCAGTTCACCGGAGTGCTTGCGCTCACGGCCGCACTTATTGCCACGCAACGCGCGCAGGTGTGA
- a CDS encoding RluA family pseudouridine synthase produces MIPFSPAPPAAEWPARFPTPFDRRAVHPLAHRAAMELVDTVQSQYAHAWRLHEPGNGKMFGVLVVAAPNGDVGYLRGFSGMMNGQWDIEGWVPAAFDKAVRDHTWIPGEAEMLDFAAQRAGLCAAMPEQTDSAEAQRIAAAIRALDEARTARSRTLMALIQDSYHFVNARGEVRPLRSLFAPAEPPAGSGDCAAPKLLAHAYRLGLRPLALAELWWGAPSATGDRRAGVFYAACRGKCLPILTHMLEGLPADPPPLFGSAAIPAHEPVVVYEDDYVVVVNKPSGLLTVPGRSAALQDCVVSRLKERYPDATGPLVVHRLDMDTSGLLLVAKQLETAKALQRLFSRREIHKHYVAWLDGTVIADHGHIALPLRQDVDDRPRNIHDPEFGKPAETEWRVLARDGERSRVQFIPHTGRTHQLRVHAAHPQGLDAPIVGDRLYGRTAPHDDERLLLHAEHLEFVHPVTGDVVVVDQPAPF; encoded by the coding sequence GTGATTCCCTTCTCGCCTGCGCCACCTGCTGCTGAGTGGCCGGCGCGCTTTCCTACGCCGTTCGATCGCCGTGCCGTGCACCCGCTCGCGCATCGCGCCGCCATGGAGCTCGTGGACACGGTGCAGTCGCAGTATGCGCACGCATGGCGTCTGCACGAACCGGGGAACGGCAAGATGTTTGGCGTGCTGGTGGTGGCGGCACCCAACGGCGACGTCGGATATCTGCGCGGCTTCTCCGGCATGATGAACGGCCAGTGGGACATTGAGGGTTGGGTACCCGCAGCGTTCGACAAAGCCGTGCGCGACCACACGTGGATTCCCGGCGAAGCGGAGATGCTCGACTTCGCCGCGCAGCGCGCCGGTCTGTGCGCTGCCATGCCGGAGCAGACCGACAGTGCGGAGGCACAGCGCATTGCGGCGGCCATTCGCGCGCTCGACGAAGCGCGCACCGCGCGTTCGCGGACGCTGATGGCGCTCATTCAGGACAGCTATCACTTCGTCAATGCGCGTGGCGAGGTGCGTCCGCTCCGGTCGCTCTTTGCTCCCGCCGAACCGCCCGCCGGTTCGGGTGATTGCGCGGCCCCCAAACTGCTGGCCCACGCCTATCGATTGGGGCTGCGGCCGCTTGCCCTGGCCGAACTCTGGTGGGGCGCGCCTTCGGCCACCGGTGACCGTCGGGCGGGGGTGTTCTATGCCGCCTGTCGTGGTAAGTGTCTGCCTATCCTCACGCATATGCTGGAGGGGCTGCCAGCCGATCCACCACCACTGTTTGGCTCGGCGGCCATTCCCGCGCACGAACCGGTCGTCGTGTACGAAGACGACTATGTGGTGGTGGTGAACAAACCCAGCGGACTGCTCACCGTCCCGGGGCGCAGCGCGGCGCTGCAGGATTGCGTGGTGTCGCGCCTCAAGGAGCGCTATCCCGACGCCACGGGGCCGTTGGTGGTGCATCGTCTCGATATGGATACGTCGGGACTGCTGCTGGTGGCCAAACAGTTGGAAACCGCCAAGGCACTCCAGCGGCTCTTTTCGCGGCGCGAGATTCACAAGCACTATGTGGCGTGGCTGGACGGTACCGTCATCGCAGACCACGGGCACATCGCCTTGCCGCTGCGGCAGGATGTTGATGACCGCCCGCGCAATATTCACGACCCGGAGTTTGGCAAACCCGCGGAAACCGAATGGCGCGTTCTCGCCCGCGACGGCGAACGCTCGCGGGTGCAATTCATTCCGCACACCGGTCGCACGCATCAGCTCCGCGTGCATGCGGCGCATCCGCAGGGGCTCGATGCGCCCATTGTTGGTGACCGGCTGTACGGGCGCACCGCACCGCACGACGACGAACGGCTGCTGCTGCACGCCGAACATCTGGAATTTGTGCATCCGGTAACGGGCGACGTGGTGGTGGTTGACCAACCGGCGCCGTTCTAA
- the rlmN gene encoding 23S rRNA (adenine(2503)-C(2))-methyltransferase RlmN produces MRHEPLNLYSLTRAELQQQLVEWDIKPLHAERLWKYLYIDLVSSFDEMPELLPKLAQQLRAHTTLGVLPTALETASSDGFTRKYLLSLPDSARIETVLMRFTGRVTACVSSQVGCAMGCVFCATGQMGYTRHLTAGEIVAQVVHVARVLRFETPPGAAVRATRHTLGTRLRNVVLMGMGEPLHNYDAVMQAIDILRDPHGPSLAAERITLSTVGVVPGILRLAAEQRPMHLAVSLHAATQAERAALVPAARKWPLEELMAACRTYSESTGRRIFYEWTLIAGQNDSVEQARAVGELLRGLPAQVNLIPLNPTTGYDGAPTRSEAAKRFQEILAQEFGIPSTVRQRRGIDIAAGCGQLAVAAS; encoded by the coding sequence ATGCGTCACGAACCCCTCAACCTCTACAGCCTCACACGAGCCGAGCTGCAGCAACAGCTTGTGGAGTGGGATATCAAGCCGCTGCACGCCGAACGGCTGTGGAAGTATCTGTACATCGACCTCGTGTCGTCGTTCGACGAGATGCCGGAGCTGTTGCCCAAGCTCGCACAACAGCTGCGCGCGCACACCACGCTGGGGGTATTGCCTACGGCGCTCGAGACTGCGTCCAGCGATGGCTTTACCCGCAAATATCTGCTGTCACTGCCGGACAGTGCGCGCATTGAAACCGTGCTCATGCGCTTCACCGGGCGCGTCACGGCCTGTGTGAGTTCGCAGGTGGGGTGCGCCATGGGGTGTGTGTTCTGTGCGACGGGGCAAATGGGGTACACCCGCCATCTCACCGCGGGCGAGATTGTGGCGCAGGTGGTGCACGTGGCGCGCGTGCTGCGTTTTGAGACGCCGCCGGGAGCCGCCGTGCGGGCGACTCGCCACACCTTGGGCACGCGACTGCGCAACGTGGTGCTGATGGGCATGGGCGAGCCGCTGCACAACTACGATGCGGTGATGCAGGCCATTGATATTCTGCGTGATCCGCACGGCCCGTCGCTGGCAGCCGAACGCATTACGCTCAGTACGGTGGGGGTGGTGCCGGGCATTCTGCGGCTGGCTGCGGAGCAGCGTCCCATGCATCTGGCGGTGTCGCTGCATGCCGCTACGCAAGCCGAGCGCGCGGCACTGGTACCCGCCGCGCGCAAATGGCCATTGGAAGAACTGATGGCGGCGTGCCGCACGTACAGCGAGTCCACCGGTCGGCGCATCTTCTACGAGTGGACCCTCATAGCGGGGCAGAACGACAGTGTGGAGCAGGCGCGCGCGGTGGGCGAATTGTTGCGTGGTTTGCCCGCGCAGGTGAATCTCATTCCGCTCAATCCCACGACCGGCTACGACGGCGCTCCAACCCGCAGCGAGGCGGCAAAACGGTTTCAGGAGATTCTGGCGCAGGAGTTTGGTATACCCAGTACCGTGCGTCAGCGGCGCGGAATTGATATCGCCGCCGGCTGCGGGCAGCTGGCGGTGGCCGCGTCGTGA
- the speB gene encoding agmatinase, protein MMDVSLIGLPYDASSSFLRGAADAPQRIREALHSPSGNRWSESLHDVLDPQWLRDAGDLVLQPDASARAEIERGITALLDLHTRPLALGGDHSVTYPVLRAINHRYPRPAILHIDAHADLYDEFEGDRYSHACPFARIMEEGLASRLVQVGIRTLTPHQRAQADRFGVEVIDMRAWVAGVRPVIEEPVYISVDLDGLDPAYAPGVSHWEPGGLTTREVLTMIQQCAGHIVGADVVEFNPHRDESGRTAMVAAKIVKELASAMYTERAGG, encoded by the coding sequence ATGATGGACGTTTCCCTCATCGGCCTGCCGTACGACGCCAGCTCCTCGTTTCTGCGCGGTGCTGCGGACGCCCCGCAGCGCATTCGCGAGGCTTTGCATTCGCCCTCGGGTAATCGGTGGTCGGAGTCGCTGCACGACGTGTTGGACCCGCAATGGCTGCGCGATGCCGGTGACCTGGTGCTCCAGCCTGATGCCAGCGCCCGTGCCGAGATTGAACGGGGCATCACCGCCCTGCTCGACCTCCATACGCGGCCCCTGGCGCTTGGCGGCGATCATTCCGTGACCTATCCGGTGCTGCGCGCCATAAACCACAGGTACCCGCGTCCTGCCATTTTGCACATTGATGCGCACGCCGATCTGTACGACGAGTTCGAGGGTGACCGCTACTCGCACGCCTGTCCGTTTGCCCGCATCATGGAAGAAGGGCTGGCTTCGCGGCTGGTGCAGGTGGGTATTCGGACGCTCACGCCACACCAGCGCGCGCAGGCCGATCGCTTTGGCGTGGAAGTGATCGACATGCGCGCGTGGGTGGCCGGTGTGCGGCCAGTGATTGAGGAGCCGGTGTACATCTCGGTGGATCTGGACGGACTCGACCCGGCATATGCGCCAGGCGTATCTCACTGGGAGCCGGGCGGACTGACCACGCGAGAGGTACTCACCATGATTCAGCAGTGTGCCGGTCACATTGTCGGCGCCGATGTGGTGGAGTTCAACCCACACCGTGATGAGTCGGGGCGTACTGCCATGGTGGCCGCGAAGATCGTGAAAGAGCTGGCGAGTGCGATGTATACGGAAAGGGCAGGGGGTTAA
- a CDS encoding carbohydrate binding family 9 domain-containing protein: MPLAILPSRRFVLWGTVCLLVAGTLAATPGAVRAQDGAVAERAAAPVNPETVPRPTFRAVRTTAPIVIDGKLEEAAWSTAPVLTDFVQQLPNTGYPSRFRTEVRLLYDTKNLYVSGVNFDPEPEKAITVGLERDFVSSNSDIFGLVLDTFHDRRNSFLFIVNPKGAVRDEQTFNDSRTIVEAWDGIYTVRTTQQDSSWTVEMVIPLKTLRFDASREPQDWGINFIRRVRRVNETSYWAPLERQYRLHRMSKAGTIEGISGLQQGRNLQIKPYVLAGNSRGAQVPAASLGSKADLGGDIKYGVTPSLTLDLTYNTDFSQVEVDQQVVNLTRFGILFPERREFFIENSGSFTFGDVSERNYRMGAELRDFTLFNSRQIGLTGDGLPIPIAGGGRLTGRVAGWEVGMLDMQTQRTGASAAENFGVVRLRRNVWGNSDIGVLGANRQATDGSDAFNRSYGVDANIRLLGNLIINTYLAGSRADTSTSNGSAGRVSVAYRGRLWNSSAMYKRISDHFDPGIGFVNRRGFEQWYATTGIHARPTVTLLQEVNPYIEAERFAGIDGSLQSRRVVGGLNLFFQPDGDLKIEVNDWFDRLDRPFTPFAGRTIPVGSYAFRNARATYTSTQRYPLYGNASVQVGEFYNGTNQTVSGGLTWRPRYDMSFEATYQHNDVTLPSGAFNADLAGVRLKYARSTTLFGSAFVQYNTQSRSFVTNARVAWRYAPLSDVFLVYTDRQNTLTNVRNERSVALKVTRMVAW, encoded by the coding sequence ATGCCGCTTGCCATCCTGCCGTCGCGCCGCTTCGTCCTCTGGGGTACTGTCTGCCTGCTTGTCGCAGGCACTCTGGCGGCAACGCCCGGAGCCGTCAGGGCGCAGGACGGCGCCGTTGCCGAACGCGCCGCAGCCCCGGTCAATCCCGAAACGGTACCGCGTCCAACGTTCCGCGCCGTACGCACGACCGCACCCATCGTGATCGACGGAAAACTGGAGGAAGCCGCATGGTCCACAGCGCCGGTGCTTACCGACTTCGTGCAGCAGCTCCCCAACACGGGATATCCGTCGCGCTTCCGCACTGAAGTGCGCCTGCTGTATGACACGAAGAACTTGTACGTCTCGGGCGTGAACTTCGATCCCGAGCCGGAGAAGGCCATTACGGTGGGGCTCGAACGCGACTTCGTCTCGAGCAACAGCGATATCTTCGGCCTGGTGCTGGACACCTTCCACGACCGCCGTAATTCGTTCCTGTTCATCGTGAATCCCAAGGGGGCCGTGCGCGACGAACAGACCTTCAACGATTCGCGCACCATCGTGGAGGCGTGGGACGGCATTTACACCGTGCGCACCACGCAGCAGGACAGCAGTTGGACGGTGGAGATGGTCATCCCCCTCAAGACGCTGCGCTTCGACGCCTCGCGTGAACCGCAGGACTGGGGGATCAACTTCATCCGCCGCGTGCGCCGCGTAAACGAAACGAGCTACTGGGCTCCACTCGAACGCCAGTATCGCCTGCATCGCATGTCGAAGGCCGGCACCATCGAGGGCATCTCCGGGCTGCAGCAGGGACGCAACCTGCAGATCAAACCGTACGTGCTCGCCGGCAATTCACGTGGCGCGCAGGTTCCTGCCGCGTCGCTCGGCAGCAAGGCCGACCTCGGCGGCGACATCAAGTATGGAGTGACCCCGTCGCTCACCCTCGATCTCACCTACAACACCGACTTCTCGCAGGTCGAGGTGGACCAGCAAGTGGTCAACCTCACCCGCTTCGGCATTCTGTTCCCCGAGCGCCGTGAGTTCTTCATTGAGAACAGCGGCTCTTTCACCTTCGGAGACGTCTCCGAGCGCAACTACCGCATGGGCGCGGAGCTCCGCGACTTCACGCTTTTCAATTCGCGGCAGATCGGCCTCACCGGCGACGGTCTCCCCATTCCGATTGCCGGCGGTGGCCGTCTCACGGGTCGCGTGGCGGGATGGGAAGTGGGGATGCTCGACATGCAGACGCAGCGCACCGGAGCGAGTGCCGCCGAAAATTTCGGCGTGGTGCGCCTGCGTCGGAACGTGTGGGGCAACTCGGATATCGGCGTGCTCGGTGCCAACCGACAGGCCACTGACGGCAGCGATGCCTTCAACCGCAGCTACGGTGTCGATGCCAACATCCGCCTGCTTGGCAACCTCATCATCAATACCTATCTCGCCGGCAGTCGCGCCGACACCTCGACGTCGAACGGCAGCGCGGGGCGCGTCTCGGTGGCCTATCGCGGACGTCTCTGGAACAGCTCGGCGATGTACAAACGCATCTCCGATCATTTCGATCCGGGGATTGGCTTCGTGAACCGGCGCGGCTTTGAGCAGTGGTACGCCACCACTGGCATCCATGCCCGCCCCACGGTGACGCTGCTGCAGGAGGTGAATCCCTACATCGAGGCGGAACGCTTCGCGGGCATTGATGGGTCACTGCAGTCGCGACGCGTAGTGGGTGGACTGAATTTGTTCTTCCAGCCCGATGGTGATCTCAAAATCGAGGTGAACGACTGGTTCGATCGCCTCGACCGGCCGTTCACACCCTTTGCCGGGCGTACCATCCCCGTGGGGAGCTACGCGTTTCGCAATGCGAGAGCCACCTACACGTCCACGCAGCGCTATCCGTTGTACGGAAACGCCAGCGTGCAGGTGGGCGAGTTCTACAACGGCACCAATCAGACAGTGAGCGGAGGGCTCACCTGGCGGCCGCGCTATGACATGAGCTTCGAGGCTACCTATCAGCACAACGATGTAACGCTGCCAAGTGGTGCCTTCAATGCGGACCTCGCGGGAGTTCGTCTCAAGTACGCCCGTTCCACCACGCTCTTCGGCAGTGCGTTCGTGCAGTACAACACGCAGTCGCGCAGCTTCGTGACCAATGCCCGCGTGGCGTGGCGCTATGCTCCGTTGAGCGACGTGTTCCTCGTCTACACCGATCGGCAGAACACCCTGACCAACGTGCGCAACGAACGGTCGGTGGCACTCAAGGTCACGCGCATGGTGGCGTGGTGA
- a CDS encoding DinB family protein, whose product MDDSALSDSARSSGSDIRTALHALHRESVAYWDALNTATFLAPIGTAWSPAENVRHLTKSMRAVTQGLQLPRVVLLVAFGRATAPSRPYAAVREVYRARLAQGASAGRFAPRPHAAPSNPEDARARTMAAHAAAVASLCDAVERWPERALDARRLPHPLLGRLTVREMLFFTLYHNRHHLENVQRRFASIQTGAT is encoded by the coding sequence ATGGACGACTCGGCTTTGAGTGACTCGGCACGTTCCAGCGGCTCCGACATCCGAACGGCTCTACACGCGCTGCACCGCGAGAGCGTGGCGTACTGGGATGCGCTCAACACGGCGACGTTTCTCGCGCCCATCGGCACCGCGTGGTCGCCCGCCGAAAACGTCCGCCACCTCACGAAGTCGATGCGCGCCGTGACCCAAGGGCTACAATTGCCGCGCGTCGTCCTGTTGGTGGCGTTTGGTCGAGCGACCGCGCCATCGCGCCCCTACGCCGCCGTGCGCGAGGTGTACCGGGCCCGCTTGGCACAGGGAGCAAGTGCTGGCCGATTCGCTCCGAGGCCACACGCCGCCCCGAGCAATCCCGAAGACGCGCGCGCCCGAACCATGGCGGCTCACGCGGCGGCCGTCGCGAGTCTCTGCGACGCCGTTGAACGCTGGCCCGAACGAGCGCTCGATGCACGCCGGCTCCCGCATCCCCTCCTCGGGCGCCTCACCGTCCGCGAAATGCTGTTCTTCACGCTCTATCACAATCGGCATCATCTGGAGAACGTCCAGCGTCGCTTCGCGAGCATCCAGACGGGCGCCACCTAA